The Anas acuta chromosome 2, bAnaAcu1.1, whole genome shotgun sequence genome contains a region encoding:
- the GTPBP10 gene encoding GTP-binding protein 10 yields the protein MVRGSGAALRRYGTFIDDLRLYVRGGTGGMGYPRLGGEGGRGGDVYFVAQERTTLKSVKNRYPQKRIVAGTGANSSVRALKGEKGKDCEVHVPPGISILDDDGKQIGEVNAAGERFLAARGGLGGSLATNFLPSKGQKRILHLDLKLIADVGLVGFPNAGKSSLLSKISHAKPEIANYAFTTIQPELGKIMYADYKQILVADLPGLIEGAHANKGMGHKFLKHVERTKHLLLVVDISGFQLSTKTRFRTAFETILLLTKELEQYKEELLTKPALLAINKMDLPCAKDNLNELMKQLQNPQDSLHLLQEEVIPENTLKFRDIIPISTYTGEGIEELKACVRKSLDEEAEQENAEYRKNKLLLLQTSEQKHRG from the exons TATGGCACCTTCATCGACGATTTGCGGCTCTACGTCAGAGGAGGAACTGGTGGCATGGGCTACCCTCGTCTcggtggggaaggagggagaggcggtgatgtttattttgttgccCAAGAAAGAACAACCTTAAAGAGCGTTAAGAACCGGTATCCCCAGAAGCGAATTGTAGCTGGAACAGGAGCCAACAGCAG TGTTAGAGCACTGAAAGgtgaaaaagggaaagattGTGAAGTTCACGTGCCACCAGGGATTTCAATTCTTGATGACGATGGGAAGCAGATTG gagAAGTTAATGCAGCAGGAGAGAGATTTCTAGCAGCTCGTGGAGGTCTTGGAGGCTCTTTGGCCACAAACTTCTTGCCTTCCAAAGGTCAGAAGCGAATTCTTCATCTTGATTTGAAACTTATAGCTGATGTTGGCTTGGTTGG GTTTCCAAATGCAGGAAAATCATCCCTACTAAGCAAGATTTCTCATGCCAAACCTGAGATCGCAAATTATGCGT TTACAACAATACAGCCTGAACTAGGAAAGATCATGTATGCAGATTATAAACAG aTACTGGTAGCTGATCTCCCTGGACTGATCGAAGGTGCACATGCAAACAAAGGGATGGGGCACAAATTTCTCAAACATGTAGAAAGAACCAAACATCTTCTCTTAGTA gtggatATTTCTGGGTTTCAACTGTCTACTAAGACTCGTTTCAGAACAGCCTTTGAAACCATATTGCTTCTAACAAAG GAACTGGAGCAGTACAAAGAGGAACTTCTGACAAAGCCTGCACTTCTTGCCATTAATAAAATGGATTTGCCTTGTGCAAAAGATAACTTGAATGAGCTTATGAAACAACTACAGAATCCTCAAG ATTCCTTACACTTACTACAGGAAGAAGTGATTCCTGAGAATACACTCAAATTCAGAGATATAATCCCTATATCTACGTATACTGGAGAAGGAATCGAGGAACTAAAAGCATGTGTAAGAAAATCACTAGAtgaggaagcagagcaggagaacGCAGAATATCggaaaaataaactattacTTTTACAGACTTCAGAACAAAAGCACAGAGGCTAG
- the CLDN12 gene encoding claudin-12, whose product MGCRDVHAATVLAFLSGTASVAGLLAAVLLPNWRQMRLYTFNKNERNVTVYTGLWIKCARIDGSRDCVIYDPQWYTAVDQLDLRVLQFALPLSMFTAVSALFLCLIGMCNTAFVSSVPNVKLAKCLVNSAGCHLVAGLLFLLACAICLTPSVWVIFYNNYLNRKYEPVFSFDISVFIAIASAGGLFFTSVLLFLWYCACKSLPSPFWQPLYSHAPSMHSYASQPYSARSRLSAIEIDIPVVTHTS is encoded by the coding sequence ATGGGCTGCCGGGACGTTCATGCAGCAACAGTGCTGGCCTTCCTCAGCGGAACAGCCTCGGTGGCCGGACTCCTGGCGGCGGTTCTGCTTCCAAACTGGAGGCAAATGAGACTGTACACCTTCAACAAGAATGAGAGGAACGTCACCGTTTACACTGGACTCTGGATTAAGTGTGCTCGCATTGATGGGAGCAGAGACTGTGTGATATATGACCCGCAGTGGTACACGGCCGTTGATCAGCTGGATTTGCGCGTTCTTCAGTTTGCCCTCCCGCTCAGTATGTTTACTGCTGTCTCAGCTCTGTTTCTCTGCTTGATTGGCATGTGTAACACAGCCTTTGTGTCCAGTGTGCCAAATGTCAAGCTGGCAAAATGCCTCGTAAACAGCGCGGGCTGCCATCTCGTGGCCGGCCTCTTGTTCCTGCTCGCATGTGCAATTTGTCTCACTCCGTCAGTCTGGGTCATTTTTTATAACAATTATCTGAACAGAAAGTACGAGCCTGTCTTTAGCTTTGACATCTCTGTATTTATTGCCATTGCCAGTGCCGGCGGCCTGTTTTTCACTTCcgttttgttatttctgtggTATTGTGCGTGTAAGAGCCTACCGTCTCCTTTCTGGCAGCCCCTCTATTCGCATGCCCCCAGCATGCACAGCTACGCCTCTCAGCCCTACTCTGCACGCTCTCGCCTCTCTGCCATAGAAATCGACATTCCTGTTGTGACACATACGTCCTAA